In Fibrobacter sp. UWR3, one DNA window encodes the following:
- a CDS encoding phosphoglycerate dehydrogenase has product MATIKTMNNISKKGLSLFGSFYQVSDSVENPDAILVRSAQVDTDNFDGLLAVARAGAGVNNITIDKASAKGICVFNTPGANANAVAELVMTVLGMAVRNVDKAAAWVKNLDTTDPDLAKTVESGKKKFAGMELAGKTLGVIGLGKIGVLVANYARWKNMRVIAYEPYPNAANMHELSNKVEIADLDTVIAKSDFLTVHVPFIKGVTENLLNRKNLAGFKGSYIMNFARGGIVEMAPVNEMLASGSLQGYLCDFPDADLIKNDKVTCFPHLGASTEEAEENCAVMAVEELKDYIEFGCVRNSVNFPALVDHPHAGVKSRVVVINQDVPNMISEITKVFGAEGINIASFSNKSNGKIGYNLVDVESKVDDSIIEKLSKLDKVIKVRVIHF; this is encoded by the coding sequence ATGGCAACTATTAAGACGATGAACAACATTTCCAAGAAAGGCTTGAGCCTGTTTGGCTCGTTCTACCAGGTTTCCGACTCCGTCGAAAATCCGGATGCCATCTTGGTGCGTTCCGCCCAGGTTGATACCGACAACTTTGACGGCTTGCTGGCTGTCGCCCGCGCCGGCGCTGGCGTGAACAACATCACTATCGACAAGGCTTCCGCGAAGGGCATCTGCGTGTTCAACACCCCGGGTGCAAACGCCAACGCCGTTGCCGAGCTCGTGATGACCGTGCTCGGCATGGCCGTCCGTAACGTGGACAAGGCCGCCGCATGGGTCAAGAACCTCGACACCACCGACCCGGACCTCGCCAAGACCGTCGAAAGCGGAAAGAAGAAGTTCGCCGGCATGGAACTCGCAGGCAAGACCCTCGGCGTGATCGGCCTCGGCAAGATCGGCGTGCTGGTCGCTAACTATGCCCGTTGGAAGAACATGCGCGTCATCGCTTACGAACCGTATCCGAACGCCGCCAACATGCACGAACTTTCCAACAAGGTGGAAATTGCCGACCTCGACACCGTGATTGCGAAGTCTGACTTCCTCACCGTGCACGTTCCGTTCATCAAGGGCGTTACCGAGAACTTGCTCAACCGCAAGAACCTCGCCGGCTTCAAGGGCAGCTACATCATGAACTTCGCCCGCGGTGGCATTGTGGAAATGGCCCCGGTCAACGAGATGCTCGCTTCCGGTTCCCTCCAGGGCTACCTCTGCGACTTCCCGGATGCAGACCTCATCAAGAACGACAAGGTGACCTGCTTCCCGCACCTCGGTGCCTCTACCGAAGAAGCCGAAGAAAACTGCGCCGTGATGGCCGTCGAAGAACTGAAGGACTACATCGAATTCGGTTGCGTCCGCAATTCCGTGAACTTCCCGGCCCTCGTTGATCACCCGCACGCTGGCGTCAAGAGCCGCGTCGTGGTCATCAACCAGGATGTTCCGAACATGATTTCCGAAATCACGAAGGTGTTCGGCGCCGAAGGCATCAACATCGCCAGCTTCTCTAACAAGAGCAACGGCAAGATCGGCTACAACCTTGTTGACGTCGAAAGCAAGGTGGATGACTCCATCATCGAGAAACTCTCCAAGCTCGACAAGGTCATCAAGGTCCGCGTGATCCACTTCTAA
- the ispG gene encoding (E)-4-hydroxy-3-methylbut-2-enyl-diphosphate synthase: MTKFSEFPYVADRFNAVRRETVQVRVGEALIGGNAPILVQSMTTTKPKDVEKTVAETLALAKVGCGLVRITAPTFADAAALEEVMKQVRAAGCTVPVSADIHFQPKAAFEALKWVEKVRINPGNFVDTGILTLDQQTDKSFDEGKEKVAEAFTPFVQEAKRLGRAIRIGVNHGSLSARMIYRYGDTVEGMVESAMEYLAVCEAEHFDQVVLSLKSSNPRVAIAAYRMLAARIKQEGFKPYPFHVGVTEAGAGADGRLKSAAGIGALLLDGLADTIRVSLTEDPVAEVPVAQELIKACALPAAPTAYNVPVLEKDPYHYERRATTPVAVSGVEIGGSNPVKVGVKADAIALTGERRNAEFALPSLDAAPVVQFKDAMDIAGFAANPASVPAGSVFCYTGAEMVSGVRALAAALDAAGRQDPILLYAKIGDTEKETLRVSADIGSLVTDGLGDAVVIDGYKGAKESVLLAFDILQAAYCRRSKTNFISCPSCGRTLYDIQQVMGKIKARFGHLSDISIGIMGCIVNGPGEMADADFGYVGGGPGRITLFEGKTAVKKNIPEEDAIEELVNLIKDRGRWQEP; the protein is encoded by the coding sequence ATGACAAAGTTTAGCGAATTCCCGTATGTTGCCGACCGCTTCAACGCCGTCCGCAGGGAAACTGTACAAGTCCGCGTTGGCGAGGCTTTGATAGGGGGCAACGCCCCCATTTTAGTTCAGTCCATGACCACCACCAAGCCGAAGGACGTCGAAAAGACGGTGGCCGAGACTTTGGCGCTCGCCAAGGTGGGTTGTGGCCTGGTTCGCATTACCGCTCCGACATTTGCAGATGCAGCCGCTCTTGAAGAAGTGATGAAGCAGGTGCGTGCCGCCGGTTGCACGGTGCCGGTTTCCGCCGACATCCACTTCCAGCCGAAGGCCGCGTTCGAGGCGCTCAAGTGGGTGGAAAAGGTCCGCATCAATCCGGGTAACTTTGTCGACACGGGCATTTTGACGCTCGACCAGCAGACGGACAAGTCGTTTGACGAGGGCAAGGAAAAGGTTGCCGAGGCCTTCACTCCGTTTGTGCAGGAGGCCAAGCGCCTGGGACGCGCCATCCGCATCGGCGTGAACCACGGTTCGCTCTCTGCCCGCATGATTTACCGCTATGGCGACACGGTGGAAGGCATGGTGGAAAGTGCCATGGAATACCTGGCCGTGTGCGAGGCCGAACATTTTGACCAGGTTGTATTGAGTCTCAAGAGCAGCAACCCGCGCGTGGCGATTGCCGCCTACCGCATGCTCGCCGCACGTATCAAGCAGGAAGGCTTCAAGCCGTACCCGTTCCACGTGGGCGTGACGGAAGCGGGCGCGGGTGCCGACGGACGACTCAAGTCGGCCGCGGGCATCGGCGCACTCCTGCTCGATGGCCTGGCAGATACGATACGCGTGTCCCTGACCGAAGATCCGGTAGCCGAAGTCCCGGTGGCGCAGGAACTCATCAAGGCATGCGCTTTGCCTGCCGCGCCGACGGCGTACAACGTGCCGGTTCTCGAGAAGGACCCGTACCATTACGAGCGCAGGGCAACGACGCCCGTCGCTGTTTCCGGCGTGGAAATCGGCGGTTCTAACCCGGTGAAGGTCGGCGTGAAGGCCGATGCGATTGCACTTACCGGCGAACGCCGCAATGCGGAATTTGCCCTGCCGAGCCTGGATGCTGCCCCCGTGGTGCAGTTCAAGGATGCGATGGACATCGCGGGGTTCGCCGCGAATCCGGCGAGCGTGCCTGCAGGTTCCGTGTTCTGCTATACCGGAGCTGAGATGGTTTCTGGCGTGCGCGCCCTTGCTGCCGCATTGGATGCGGCAGGTCGCCAAGACCCCATTTTGCTTTACGCAAAAATCGGCGACACCGAAAAAGAAACCCTCCGCGTTTCCGCCGACATCGGAAGCCTGGTGACCGACGGTCTTGGCGATGCCGTCGTTATCGACGGCTACAAGGGCGCGAAGGAAAGCGTTCTCCTGGCGTTCGACATCCTGCAGGCCGCCTACTGCCGCCGCAGCAAGACGAACTTTATCAGCTGCCCGAGCTGCGGCCGTACCTTGTACGACATCCAGCAGGTCATGGGCAAGATCAAGGCCCGCTTCGGACACCTCTCCGACATTTCCATCGGCATTATGGGCTGCATCGTGAACGGCCCGGGCGAGATGGCTGACGCCGACTTCGGTTACGTGGGCGGTGGCCCCGGCCGCATTACGCTGTTCGAGGGCAAGACGGCCGTCAAGAAGAACATCCCCGAAGAAGACGCGATTGAAGAATTGGTGAATTTGATCAAGGATCGCGGTCGCTGGCAGGAACCTTAA